A stretch of DNA from Paenibacillus albus:
TTACGTTGCCGCCGATTTTGAATGGAACGTTCGTTTCAATCGCTTCGAAGATGTACGAAGCATACTCATGCGTACGTTTGTGCTGCAGCTCTGGATTGCTGACCAGTTCTTGCTTCAGCTTCTTCCAGTTGCCGATTTGCTCGATGCAGCGGCGCGGATATTCATCCAGCGGAATGTTGAAGCGCTCGATCAGCTCCGGATAGTTGCGCTTGATGAAGTACGGGTGGTACTCGGCATTATGCTCGGACGACTCGGTAATGTAGTAGCCGAAGTTGAGCATCATTTCATAACGAACCATGTCATGGTGCTTCTCGCTTTGCTTCGCACGTGCACGGCGTTTGATTTCCGGATACAAGTCTACGCCGGAAGCGTCTTTCACTTCAAGAAGCCACGCCATATGGTTGATGCCGGCGATTTTGGATTGAACGCCAGTCTTGTCCAGTCCCAAGTCTCTGAACAGATCAGATACGCATGCTTGAACGCTATGGCACAAGCCGACAGTTTGGATGCCGCCGTACGTATTCATCACGTTCGTCAGAACCGCCATCGGATTCGTGTAGTTCAAGAACAATGCGTCTGGGCAAACTTCTTGCATATCTTCAGCAAAACCAAGCATAACCGGAATCGTACGCAAGTTACGGAAAATACCGCCGATACCGACTGTATCCGCAATGGTTTGACGAAGGCCGTACTTCTTCGGAATTTCAAAATCCGTAATCGTACAAGGGTCGTAGCCGCCGACTTGGATCGCGTTGACTACGTATTTGGCGCCGCGAAGCGCTTCCTTACGGTCGGAGTACGCCTTGATTGTCGACGTGCTGCCGCATGTGTTCTTAATATGATTCAGCATCGTCTCGGAGTCGGATAGACGTTCTGGGTTAATGTCGAACAGAGCAATCTCAAACCCTTGAAGGGCTGGTGTATGTAATACATCCCCCAATACATTCTTCGCAAAAACGGTGCTTCCTGCGCCAATAAACGTAA
This window harbors:
- the melA gene encoding alpha-glucosidase/alpha-galactosidase, with the protein product MPKITFIGAGSTVFAKNVLGDVLHTPALQGFEIALFDINPERLSDSETMLNHIKNTCGSTSTIKAYSDRKEALRGAKYVVNAIQVGGYDPCTITDFEIPKKYGLRQTIADTVGIGGIFRNLRTIPVMLGFAEDMQEVCPDALFLNYTNPMAVLTNVMNTYGGIQTVGLCHSVQACVSDLFRDLGLDKTGVQSKIAGINHMAWLLEVKDASGVDLYPEIKRRARAKQSEKHHDMVRYEMMLNFGYYITESSEHNAEYHPYFIKRNYPELIERFNIPLDEYPRRCIEQIGNWKKLKQELVSNPELQHKRTHEYASYIFEAIETNVPFKIGGNVMNTGLITNLPKEACVEVSCLVDSSGVTPTFVGDLPPQCAALNRTNINTQLLTIEAAMTGKREHIYHAAMLDPHTGAELSMDDIKALCDDLIEAHGDWLPDYK